The region TCTGGACGTTGGTGCGTCCATAGGGCGGCCGGTAGGTGTCCTCCGTGCGGCTGATGAACGCCTTGAGCGCTTGAGCTTCGCTCTTCCGGAAGGTGCTCAGTTCGGCCAGTTCAATAAACCAGAACTGGGAAGCCAGCATCGCGCTATCCTTGTTGCTCACGTCGATCGGCGCGTCGCTGAAGTATTGGCCCCCGAGGATGCGGAATGCGGTCGACTTCCTGAGTCCCTGTGGCCCCTCCAGGATGAGGATCGTGTCGACCTTGCAGCCCGGCCTGAGAGCCCGCGCGACAGCCGAGATCGCGAACTTCGCGCCAACCGCCCGGAGGTAGGACGGATCTCCCTTGGCGCCGAAGTAAGCGACGAGCAACTCGTCGAGCCGCGGCTTCCCGTCCCAGACGAGCCCTTCAAGGAAGTCGGCGACGGGATCGTGGCTGTTCCGCTTCGCGACCGCGAGGATCTGCGGCGCGACGGTCTGGGCCTTCGGTTGGAGCCCAAGCTGCCCGTAGCCGCTTCGCTGGATCCAGTTCGCCACGAGCACGTCGAGGGTCTCGGGGTCCGCGTTCAGCCCGAGCGGCCCGCCTTCGACCTCCAGGCGCTTGGTGACTTCATTGAAGCGGAGCACACCGCGCCACTCGGGCGAGCGCAGAAGGACGGTGAACACGTTCGCTTCACAGTTCCGGAGCCGCTTCCCACCTTCCTGCGTGGCGCTGAGCATAAGAGCTCCTAACAAAAGTCCCTTCCGAGGGGGACTTCCCCTCGGGAGAAAGCCCCAGTCCTTACTTTTGTTAGGCGCTCTAAGCTCACGTTCCCAGTCGTCGGAGGCCGTTTCGTCTTCCTCCACGACTGGGGCATTAGGTGGGACCTGCTTGGGTGCCTTGCTACCGAGCGTTTCCCAGATCGCCCGGTTCTCCACGAGCCGGTCTGCGTCACGGGCTTTCCGGCGCGCACGGTGCCGCCGAAGCTTGAAAAGGGCCTGCTCGCACAGGTGGTCCGTCCCCTCCTGCCAGTCCGTTGCCGCGAAGGAGGCGCGGAACAGCTCCACGACCACGGCTTCCGGCGTGCTCAGGGGCAGGACGAAGGCGGCACACGACATCAGCGCGTTCAGGGTCGTGTCTTGCTCGCCCATGGGCGCGAGGGGCTCACCGGCCAGGACGCGGCGCAGGATGACCACGTGCTCGGGCTTCCTGACGCGCCGCAGGAGCGCGCGAAGCTCGAAGAGGTCCGCTGGGCCAGAATCCACCGGCTCGGGGTGTGGCGCCAGCGCAGGGGCGGTCGCGGGCAGCCCTGAGCGTGACAGGGCGAGCAGCGCGTCGACGTCCAGCGGCGCCCCCTCCCCACTGAGCGCGAGCGGCTCAAGCCCTACCGGCGTGTCAGGGAGGAAGTAAATCCGCGTGAGGTCTTTCGTCGCCGGATCGGCGGGAAGGTCCAGCAGTCGGCTCGCGGCCTGACGCACGGCGGCCCATTCCCGGGGGAGCACCGGCCGGGACAGGGGGATCGCCAGCCGCAGGCAGAAGTCGTTGGGCGGGCGGTTGCTGTGCGTCGAGTGAACCGCGAAGGCGAGCCCATGCCGCTCGACGGCATCGAGGCAAGAGAGCTGGGCTTCGGTCAGGTGGTCGAGATCGAAGACCGCGACGGTGACAGCGCGCACGTTCTCGGTGCGGCGCCGCTCGACGATGTCGACGGGGGACCAGGCCGCGCCGTTCTTCGCGGGACACCCACGCACGCACGGGGACGTGGGGCACTGGCTGCGTCGGTGCGCCGTGAGGCGCGTGGACAGCTCGGGCCAGGAGAGTTCCTCAACGCGCGGGATGTTATCCTGAGCGGATTCGTAGAAGGCGACGCGCACGGTCAGGCCCCCGCGTGGGTGAGGGTGGTAGAGCGCTTCAACCGGTAGGCTCGAGGGAGGGTACCGTGCTTGCCGGGCGTGTGACGAAGCTCGGCTTCGACCTCGGAGGTGAAGACGAGCCTGTCGAGGGCTTCACGCACGCGCCGCTCATAGCAGCCGAGCGCGGCCGAGAGAGCGGTCAGGGACTCATTGCGAGCCGCGAGTAGCTCGCGGACCCGCGCCGCGTAGTTGTCGGCAATGTCGGGAATCGTTGGAGGGGGTCGACTGGATGTATGCACACAGCCTAAATGAGTGTGGTTTTTCCAAATGGCCCAAGCGGCACCAGACAGCGGCTCTGAGCAAGCCGTCTTTCCTCTAATCCTTTAATCCTTTAAGAAAGGTGAGGTAGGAGTAGTATATAAGGGTATAGAAGAGCATAGGAGATGCGCGCGTTTAGGTATTTTGGCGACCGCGCATAGACCGCTGGCGTGACTGACGCTCGCTTGGAAAGCTGGCAAGCATCCATATCAACCAACCGGCTCGGTCGGTGCGCTCAGTAGCGGAAGCTTGGGGGGCTCCTAAGAGCAGGGTCGACCGGATGCTTGTAGGGTCCCTCTCCGAGCTACTGACCGCGCAGGACACCTGACATGCCGGTGATTGTCGCGAAGCGGCGGGGGCCTTGTGCGGCGTGCTCCCTTACCAGCGAGGAGGGCGAGATCATCACCTACGAACGCGCGGTCGGGCCGCGTCACATGGCCTGCTCTGAACGCAATGCGACTCGTTGGCGGAACCTGTTCGTGATGCCCTGTGCACTGTGGGGCGTGAGGCTCCAGCGCGGTCAAGGTGAGCTGACCATCGACGAGTGTGTGACAGATGGCGAAGCGTGGCGCCTAAGTTGGCAGGCGTGCTGTGTAGACGTGCAAGCATGAGACGCATGGATCAGGTCTTGTGAATAGCGTTACTTCCACCGGCTCTTTCGAAATCTTCGTCGAATCTCGTCTATTGAGTGTCGGGGGACGACGGTTGCTGCCGTGTCTGCTCAAGTTGAGCGCGGAGTTGTTCCTCCGCTAGGCGCAGCCTGTCCTGCAGGAGCAATTCCCTCACCTGTGCCTCGGCTAACTTGCGCTCAAGCGCCACGTTTGCCTTGAGCTGCCTGAACGGATCCTCGGCGTAGATGAAGAAGATTGAGAACGCGAGGGCCGCAAGTACCGCCGACCATTGCACCACTGCGGATG is a window of Stigmatella aurantiaca DNA encoding:
- a CDS encoding virulence-associated E family protein, whose translation is MRVAFYESAQDNIPRVEELSWPELSTRLTAHRRSQCPTSPCVRGCPAKNGAAWSPVDIVERRRTENVRAVTVAVFDLDHLTEAQLSCLDAVERHGLAFAVHSTHSNRPPNDFCLRLAIPLSRPVLPREWAAVRQAASRLLDLPADPATKDLTRIYFLPDTPVGLEPLALSGEGAPLDVDALLALSRSGLPATAPALAPHPEPVDSGPADLFELRALLRRVRKPEHVVILRRVLAGEPLAPMGEQDTTLNALMSCAAFVLPLSTPEAVVVELFRASFAATDWQEGTDHLCEQALFKLRRHRARRKARDADRLVENRAIWETLGSKAPKQVPPNAPVVEEDETASDDWERELRAPNKSKDWGFLPRGSPPRKGLLLGALMLSATQEGGKRLRNCEANVFTVLLRSPEWRGVLRFNEVTKRLEVEGGPLGLNADPETLDVLVANWIQRSGYGQLGLQPKAQTVAPQILAVAKRNSHDPVADFLEGLVWDGKPRLDELLVAYFGAKGDPSYLRAVGAKFAISAVARALRPGCKVDTILILEGPQGLRKSTAFRILGGQYFSDAPIDVSNKDSAMLASQFWFIELAELSTFRKSEAQALKAFISRTEDTYRPPYGRTNVQTPRRCVFVGTTNDEDYLRDPTGHRRFWPVKCTSIDTDALTRDRDQLWAEAVERFHQGETWWLTTEQAAGAEQQAALRVENFGDGRKEVILRWLLEMPPEKRPTDVTILQVGVDAFALAPAQVDTRISREISAALKALRFARGQRRKGDGTRPLVYYLPEELRNAPVEKRG